In Pannonibacter sp. XCT-53, the sequence GTCACGGGGAAGAAGGAGAGGTAGGTCGAGATCATCGCCTTCGGCATCAGGCCGGAGATCCCGATCGCGTTGAGCACCACGATGATCATCGGTGCGATGGCGAGGATCGGGATGGTCTGGGAGGAGATCACCCAGGGCATGAGCGACTTGTCCAGCACCCGGGAGTGCACCACCAGCACGGCGAGCCCGATGCCGAGCAGGGTGCCCATGACGAAGCCGGTCAGCGTCGAGGAGAGCGTGATGCCGGTGTGATAGATCAGGCTGCGGTTGGAGGTGATCTTCTTGTTGACCGTGGTGTCCCAGATCTCGAGCGCCACCTGATGCGGGGACGGCAGGACGGGCCGGGGCTGGTCGAGCGTATCGGCCACCAGCTGCGTGAACGGCACGTCGGCCTGCCCGGCACGGGCGTAGATGTCGCGCTGGAACGGCGCGTTCAGGGCCACGGTCGCCACATACCAGATGGCGATGAGCGCCAGCACCACAACCAGCACCGGGCCGACGGTGCCGGACATCAGGCCGGAGACGGGCGAGATAGAGGCGGAGGGGGACGCGGTCTCAGTCCTCATAGGAATGCCCTGCCTTCAGGCCCTCGCGGACACGATGGGCGACCTTCAGGAACTCCGGTGTCTCGCGGATGTCGAGCGTGCGGGCGCGGGGCAGATCACTCTCGATCACGTCGTAGATCCGGCCCGGCCGCGGACAGAGAACGACGATCTTGGTGGAGAGATAGACCGCCTCCGGGATCGAGTGGGTGACGAAGACCACCGTCTTGTTGGTCTTGGCCCAGAGCTGGTGCAGCTGGTCATTGAGGTGATCGCGCACGATCTCGTCGAGGGCGCCAAAGGGCTCGTCCATCAGCAGCAGCTTCGGCTCGACGGCAAGCGCGCGGGCAATGGAGGCGCGCTGCTGCATGCCGCCGGAGAGCTGCCAGGGGTACTTCTTCTCGAAGCCCTTGAGGTTGACCAGCTCCATGTTGCGCGCGACGCGCTCCGCGCGCTCCTTCGGATCAAGCCCCATGATCTCGAGCGGCAGGGCGACATTGTCGGCAATCGTCCGCCAGGGATAGAGCGCGGCCGCCTGGAACACGTAGCCATAGGCCCGTTTCAGCCGTGCCTCCTCCGGGCTCATGCCGTTGACGGCGATCCTGCCGCCGGTCGGCTGCTCCAGATCGGCAATGACGCGCAGCAGCGTGGTCTTGCCGCAGCCCGAGGGGCCGATGAAGGAGACGAAATCGCCTTCGTCGATCTTCAGGTCAATGTTGGAGAGGGCATGCACCGGCCCGTCGTTGGTCTCGAAGGTCAGCGACAGCTTCTCGATGTCGATCACGGGCCTCGCCCTGGCATCCCTGGCCTGCGGGGTGGCGGTGTGAAGGTGCGCCGCAGTGTTCATGTCGTGTCCCCCGGACCGCCCTGGTCCGTCCTGTCGAAAGTTCGAGGGGCCCGCTGCCGCCTGGCGCGGGC encodes:
- a CDS encoding ABC transporter permease — encoded protein: MRTETASPSASISPVSGLMSGTVGPVLVVVLALIAIWYVATVALNAPFQRDIYARAGQADVPFTQLVADTLDQPRPVLPSPHQVALEIWDTTVNKKITSNRSLIYHTGITLSSTLTGFVMGTLLGIGLAVLVVHSRVLDKSLMPWVISSQTIPILAIAPMIIVVLNAIGISGLMPKAMISTYLSFFPVTVGMVKGLRSPELIHLDLMRTYSASRSETFWKLRLPYAVPYLFASMKVGIAASLVGAIVGELPTGAVAGLGARLLAGSYYGQTVQIWSALVVASVVAGLLVALIGVVERATLARMGMNR
- a CDS encoding ABC transporter ATP-binding protein — protein: MNTAAHLHTATPQARDARARPVIDIEKLSLTFETNDGPVHALSNIDLKIDEGDFVSFIGPSGCGKTTLLRVIADLEQPTGGRIAVNGMSPEEARLKRAYGYVFQAAALYPWRTIADNVALPLEIMGLDPKERAERVARNMELVNLKGFEKKYPWQLSGGMQQRASIARALAVEPKLLLMDEPFGALDEIVRDHLNDQLHQLWAKTNKTVVFVTHSIPEAVYLSTKIVVLCPRPGRIYDVIESDLPRARTLDIRETPEFLKVAHRVREGLKAGHSYED